Part of the Patescibacteria group bacterium genome is shown below.
GACCAATCCCATTCCACATCTTGTAGTAATTAACGCTATTGAAAATGGCATCGTCTACTACAACGACCCCGCCGCCAAAACTGGCGGAAAAACTATTTCCACTACAGATTTTCTCAAAAGCTGGAAAAAGAAATTCATCGCTATCAGACCAGTGCAACAAGTTGCAAAAGCAACGTCATTGACTCTGCATATCTAAATTTCGCCGTTTTGCAATTTATCCGTGCAACCCGATCTGCAACTCGAAAAGCCTCCGATATTCTCCGCCAGAAATTTTCAAAAGTTCGTCGTGATTGCCGTTTTCAATCAGTTTCCCCTCTTTGAAAACTAAAATCTTGTTGGCTTTTCGTACAGTACTCAAGCGATGCGCGATGATAAACGTAGTTTTGTCTTTCATCAAGACATCGAGTGAGTCGGTAATAATTTTCTCAGACCCCGCATCAAGCGCGGCGGTTGGCTCATCGAGGATTAAAATTCGAGGATTACGCAAGATGGCGCGAGCGATGGCCACACGCTGTTTCTGACCAACAGATAATTTAATTCCCCGCTGTCCCACCATCTGATTCCACTTGTCCGGAAATTTCTGAATGAAATCAAGGGCATGAGCTCGCTTGGCGGCGGCTTCCATCTGCTCGTTTGTCGCGTGGAAATTGCCGTACTTAATATTAGTTTTGATCGTATCGTTAAATAAAACAACTTCCTGCGGCACAACCGCGATTTGCGAACGATACGAATACAGATCGACAGCGTCAATCGATACACCGTCGATTGTGACTTTTCCCTCTGTAGGAAAATGATACGCAGACATGAGATCAATCAAGGTGCTTTTGCCGACACCCGACTCTCCGACGAGCGCAATCACCTCACCTGCTTGTACTTTGAAAGAAATGTCCGTGAGTACCGGTTTGCCATTTTCATACTGAAATGAGACGTGATCAAAAACAATATCTCCACGAACCGCGAACGGCTTTGATCCCGCCGGGTGATAATTTTCTGTCGGCAGGGCTAAAATCTTTTCCGTTTCTTGAATATTGATAACGCCGTTGTGAATTGTCTGCCAATTGCGCGCAAGTGTCATGAACGGCCCGAAGATCATGGCGGCGTAGGCGTTAAAGGCCAACAGTTCTCCGATCGTCATCGTGCCTTGGTGGATGTAGTAGATTGAAAAAAGAAAAATTAAAATTTGAGTGATAAGAATAATAACGCGCTGATACAAATTGAGTCCGCTCCATGCTTTTGTCAGCCGCATCCACAATGGAAGTGCCACCCGTGCGTTCTCGGCCATTTTGTTTTTTTCATATTCCTCGGCCGTCGCTTGTTTGATCGCCATGGTGTTATCGATCATTTCATAGGCATCGCCCCAAATGACATTGAATACTTTGTCATAATATTCTTTTTGATACTGACTCAAGGGTTGCACTTTTTTAGCAATAATAGCGGCGTAGAGCATGAGTCCCACCAAAAGAAACGCGGCCAAAACTGGTTTCAAAATAAAACCAATCACAAGCGCGATCACAATACTCAAAAGTTGCGGCGCCAAATCAATCACTACTCGGCCGGCAATAGTCTCGAGCGATCCGGCCGCATTATTTATTTTATTTCCAATCTCGCCAATTTTGTTGGTCTTATGAAAACTCATCGGTAAATTAACCAGGAAACTAAAACCTTTGGCCATGTAGTCGAGCCAAATATAATTGGAAAGATATTCACTCTTGATTTGAATTCGCCAGTCTATCGTTGAGGTAATCAATTGAACAGTCGCCCAAAGAATAAGAAGCGCAACGTAGAGCGGTAAAACAGCGCCAGAAATAGTTACCACACCGGGCGTGATGATCGCGTCAAAAAATCGACCAGCAATGTATGGCACAATACCGTTGCCGATTGCGGATAAAATACCGATGATACTGAGGATAATGATATCTTTGCGATAACTGGCGAGATATTTGAAAAGTACTTTAAATCCTGTGTACAGACTCTGTGCGGTAATTTTATCCTGTGGTTCTTTTGATTCTTCTTTTTTTTCAGATTCAGTCTCGGACTCTTTTGGCTCAACCACCACCTCTTCAGTTGTAGTATTTTGATTTTCCATGCAAACAATATATCGCAGATTGGCTTGAAATGAAAACTTTTTCTCGGATCGTGTTTTTTAAAAAATACTTTCGGCTTAATTTAGAGACCATGGTCTCTAAATTAAGCCGAAATAAAAAACTCCCGCGTGTAAACGGGAGTGTGACTTCCAAAAATGTTAGCGGATAGCTTCCAGCAGTCTTCGGGCGTCATGGACATGCCCGAGAAGAACCGGATCCTGCGTATGCGTTTGAATCTCCTCAAGGGTTGCCCGCACCCAGTCGCGGCCCCTGAACGAGCGTGTACGTCTCGATCTTTCGACAAGATAGGTCGCCACTTCGTCAATCGACACCTCAAACAACTCAGGGCCGGACTGGCCGACGCAAAGCTTCCTGAGACTTCGGTCTGGCCCCGCGAGAAATAGATTCTGATTTCTCCTCAATGCCCATGCCTCCAACTTTCTCGGTTGCTGGCGGGGGTGTCGGGTGTCACCTCGATCCGTGCCATGCCGCCAAAGTGGCTCATCGTTGTGGTTCTCCCCTCCCGGCCAAAAATAAATTTTTGTGGAAGAAACGAAGGGTTCCCCAAACCTGAGCTCATTGGTGTCGAAGGCCACGATGTAGCCATCAAACCGTTCCCGGCAATCGAGGGCAAGCTCACCTCTTCCGATTCCGGCAGACAAGATAAACCCGTCTTGAACGCTTGCTGGATGAAACCCAACAGCCAACTCAATGTGGCTTTGAAACTGAGGATTGATGGCGATAAAGCATCCATCATCTCTGAGTTCGAACGGAATTCCGGGAAAGAGTTGCCCACAAGCGATCCGGTAACAATTGCTATTCATAAAAATAAGACAGAACAAACTAGGTCGCAGAATACTGGATTGACAAGGGTTTGTCAATATTTCCTAGAACGAAAAAATTCACAGGTGACCTCTCGGTTGCTATACTTTCCAAATGCTAAAAGCCGTCATTTTTGATCTCAATGGAATTCTCATTCAAAGCCCAAAATTGAGCGAACGGTTTGAAAAAGATTTCGGAATTCCTGTTGCTACATTTCTGCCGAAACTTTCAGAAAATATGGAAAAAACCCGACAACCAGAAGCGGGCGGAAGTTTTCAATACTGGAAGCCTGTGTTGCAAGAATGGAAAATCAATTTGTCGGAACAAGAATTTTGGGACTATTGGTAAAAGAGCCAGTTCACAATCTAACCGCAACGGTAAGTGCGAAACAGAGCTTGCCTGCTAAAACTTCAAAATTTCGGCTGCAAATCACCCACTTCTCGTCAACGTATCTCGATATGTTTCCTCGAATTGTCTGATTTTCGCACGAAATTTTGAAGTTTTATCTAGGCATTAGATTGTTCACTGGCTCTTAGGCTGAAACCGTCTCAAAAACGATGATTGATTTTTGTAAAGAACTGCGTGCGAAATTTCTTACCAATGAAAAATCCCCGCGAAAATGATGTCGCGAGGATACGAAACGCAGAAGCTTAAAAAAGCATCTTCGGCAGAGGTTTGAAACCAAGATCTCGATAGATAGCGAAATACGCGCTGGTGTTGTTCATGCCCAAAGTTTGGGTCTGTCCATCTACGTCGACAGAAGTTGTGTCATCGGGATCGCCGACACGATCGGGGTTTGCCCGCCACGTTGCTTCCCGCTCCTTGAAAAGAGTCATGATTTGGGGAAACGTCGGTCGCTTCTCTGGTTTGAAAAGCGCTGAGCGCTCGAAAATTCGGACCGCCGCGACGCGCCCATCTGAAACAAACGGGATCAAAAAGACAACGATTTGCAGAACCTCCTGCGGGGTGTATTTGCGACTAAGATCCTCAATCAGGATTGAACTAAATGCTTGTGTGTTCATGTTTTTTGGGAATGTGCCTAGCAAAAACTTCTACATATGAATATATCAGTATTGTCTTTTTTGTAAACCTTGTTGAGAACCCATCAAAATGAGATACTGTTATTACAATGCCTCAGAAAAAATCCACCGCAAAATCAAATATCGTATATCACAAAGACGGTAGTATCTGGGCCAAGGGCAAAATGGTTAACGGAGTTTCTGATGGGTATTGGAAATGGTTTCGAAAACCCACCAAAACGGGCGGTGCAATCGGCATGATCATGCGTTCTGGTCATTTCAAAAAAGGGAAACAGGTTGGCGAGTGGATTACGTATGACAAGGCGGGAAAAATTTACAAAGTTACTACTATCAAAATCACAAAGTAACTAAAATGGAAAACGAAATTTTATTTGCCGAGACTCAAAAGTTTAAACAGTGGTGGCTGTGGATTTTACTTGCGGGTATTCCGGTACTGTTCTTTTTTGGCGCGTATGCGCAAATAGGATTAGGAATACAACTGAGCGACAAACCGATGACTGATACTAAAATTATACTGGCTTCTCTGTTTTGTCTCCTGCCTCTCGTGTTGTTTTATAGTTTCAAACTTGAAACCGAAATTAAACTCGATGGTTTGTATGTTCGCTTCTTCCCGCTTCACATCACTTTTCGAAAATACGCCTGGCCAAAAATGACCAAATGTTTCGTCCGACAATACAAACCCGTTCGCGAGTACGGTGGCTGGGGTTTGCGTGGGCTTGGTAAAAAACGAGCGCTCAGTGTTTCGGGCGATCAGGGGTTACAACTCGAATTTGTAAGCGGCAACACACTACTCATTGGAACGGCTAAGCCCGCGGAACTGACAGAGGTACTCAAAAAAATAGGAAAGCTAAAACAGTAGAGCGGTATTTACTAAATTTGTGCTACAATTTAAACAATGGAAACCTTAATGAAAGCTGATATTTTCTTTTTTATCACAGGGATAGCTGTAATAGTTTTAGCCCTTCTTACGGCTATACTTATGTACTACTTAATAAAGGCGGCGAAGAATCTGTATTCTTTGACCGAAACTATTAAAAATGGAGTTAAAGAATCTGAAGAGTTTATTATGGACATCAAGGATCGTTTTGACAGCAACATGATTTTGAGAATGTTCTTCCCTGCTTCGCGCAGAAAAAAGCGAGCAACCGTAAAAGAAGCCGAAGTTAAAAGCTAATCTTAAAAAATATGCAAAAGAAAAAAGTAGAAGAAGGATCGGGTGCAATGAAATTAGGAATGATTGGCGTGGGTTTGGCCGGCCTTGCCGCTACCGCCTATTTTTTCCTCAGCCCAAAAGCTAAACAGCATCAGAAACATGCTAAGGCTTGGGCGATCAAAATGAAAGGCGATGTTATTGAAAAACTTGAACAAGCAAAAGAAGTCAGCGAACCAGTCTACCGTGAAATTATCGATTCAGTTTCCAAAGATTATGAAAAAGGCATGAAAGCCACGAAGGAAGAAATTGCTGAATTGGCTGAGGATTTGAAAAAGCATTGGAATACTATCAGTGCCACGGCTATGAAAGCCAAAAAAGAAGTGGTGAAGGGTGCGGGACGAGTGGCAAAAAAGGCGGGGCTTTAGTCCCGACGCGAAGACGGTCGGGATCCCGAACTCCGAGTACGGAGCATCGGGATTTTAAAAATAAAAAAGAGGTTCACGCGTGAACCTCTTGCGGCGAATTATTCTTAGGCTTAGTCACTCTGTCTGACCGACTAATGGAGATGCGCCGACCTCTTGGCGGCGGTTCGGGTGCATCTTCGGACAAGTTGATGCCGAGAAAGCGCGCAAGACTTGCTCTAGCACTTGAAACCTCAGGGAAACTCTTGTACCACGCTCTCCACTGCGCATCCGTGGCTTTGCTGTAGATTAGAGTGCCTAGCGGTCCTCGGTTGATCCCTACCTTGAAGACGAGATCTCGCCACTGCTCTGGCTCAAGTGGCAAAGCGCCAATGTGAGCAAGTGTGAAAGCTGTCCGTTTGGTAGTCGGTGCCCGAAAGTGCAACTTAGCCCAATGCGCAGGCGTAGTGGCTAAGGACACGGCCTTGCTCCACAAGAGAAGCTCGAGCCTTCTCTGGCCACAAAGCTCGTCGATGAGATCGAGGCACCGATCGAATGTACCCGCAGACAGAACCATCTTGCGAACCTGTGCCCGACTGAACTGCGTTTGCCGACCGGCAGGATTCACTCTTGCCCGCTTCTGCTCCGGTGACTTATCGAAAACTGAATCAAATGGAATTGCCATGACTTTTTCCTCCAACGTTTCTTAATTGATACTATAATTATCGAAAGCTATTGTAAAGCAAGAAAAAATGCCCCGTTCGCTCTGCGAACGGGGCATTTTTTTTAACTAAACTCTAGTCAGACTTCACTTCAAACTATTGAGTGCGGAACGTTGATGGAAGCGTGATGCTCACATTTCCAGAAGCGTCCGTAACATAGATCAAGTAGTAATACGTCGTAGCAGATTGCAAACCAGACAATACTACATTTTGAGAAGTTCGGAGAGAACTATCGGTCATAGCGGTGTTACCACTGACATCAACCGTGTGCGGATTTTCATAGGTTGTAAGTGGTGTGGCACTGAAATATACAACTCCCTTTGCAAACTCGCTGGTGTTCCAAGAAACACTAGCGCTACTACTTGTTGTATTTACTCCAACACTTGAGATCACTGGTGCGTAGATATCTGCTCCGGTACTAACTCCCCCACCCATTTGGGCATTAAGAGCGGCAAGCGTCACAGGACCAACGCGTCCAACACTAGCGATACCGTTACGAGTTTGAAAATTCGCAACAGCAGCACTGGTCAATGCGCCGAAATAACCCGAAACGATTCCTTGGGGATAGAGTGATGGATCTTTAGCGAGAAACAATTGAAGTGCAGAAACATCGCTTCCCGACATACCAATATCGAGCTGGCGATTGAGCACTGCGGCGTGAGTGAGGAAAGGAATTGCGAAAGCCATGAAAGCTACCGCAACCAACCCAACTTGGACAAGAACATAATTCGATACTTTAGAAAAAGTTATGCTATTTGTCATGTTATTTTTTTTAATTTTAATTAATTTTTATTGTAATATACGCGTTCGACCACTTTCAGTACCTACCCCATATTTGCCGTTTGCACGACAGTAATATTACAGGATTTGTACTACGCTCGTCGCAAAAATTTCACCGCGGCAATAAGTAGAACTGACCCGAGAATTGCCACCAAGAAGCTATAGAGATTAAACCCTGAAACATCGCTTCCGCCAGTAGCAGTCATAATCCAACCTCCGATGACTGCGCCCACAATACCGACGATCACATTGAGCACAATTCCCTGCTGTGCGTCCGTATTCATAATGAGAGACGCTACCCAACCGACGATACCCCCGAAAATAATCCAAAGTATAATTCCCATATATTTTTAATTAGCTTGTAAACTCTTTACGCCTCCTCTTCGTGATTCAATTTTACTGCGGCTTCCGGCGTAGAAACCGTTTTACCCATCACGAACATTTTGATAATTCCCATCGCCACAATCCAGTAGACAAGCATCGCGAGAAGTGTCGTCCATTCGAAGACACTGCCCTCAACGCTGGTAACACGAAATACGTTGAGAAATGGGGCT
Proteins encoded:
- a CDS encoding ABC transporter ATP-binding protein is translated as MENQNTTTEEVVVEPKESETESEKKEESKEPQDKITAQSLYTGFKVLFKYLASYRKDIIILSIIGILSAIGNGIVPYIAGRFFDAIITPGVVTISGAVLPLYVALLILWATVQLITSTIDWRIQIKSEYLSNYIWLDYMAKGFSFLVNLPMSFHKTNKIGEIGNKINNAAGSLETIAGRVVIDLAPQLLSIVIALVIGFILKPVLAAFLLVGLMLYAAIIAKKVQPLSQYQKEYYDKVFNVIWGDAYEMIDNTMAIKQATAEEYEKNKMAENARVALPLWMRLTKAWSGLNLYQRVIILITQILIFLFSIYYIHQGTMTIGELLAFNAYAAMIFGPFMTLARNWQTIHNGVINIQETEKILALPTENYHPAGSKPFAVRGDIVFDHVSFQYENGKPVLTDISFKVQAGEVIALVGESGVGKSTLIDLMSAYHFPTEGKVTIDGVSIDAVDLYSYRSQIAVVPQEVVLFNDTIKTNIKYGNFHATNEQMEAAAKRAHALDFIQKFPDKWNQMVGQRGIKLSVGQKQRVAIARAILRNPRILILDEPTAALDAGSEKIITDSLDVLMKDKTTFIIAHRLSTVRKANKILVFKEGKLIENGNHDELLKISGGEYRRLFELQIGLHG
- a CDS encoding DUF6141 family protein, which gives rise to MENEILFAETQKFKQWWLWILLAGIPVLFFFGAYAQIGLGIQLSDKPMTDTKIILASLFCLLPLVLFYSFKLETEIKLDGLYVRFFPLHITFRKYAWPKMTKCFVRQYKPVREYGGWGLRGLGKKRALSVSGDQGLQLEFVSGNTLLIGTAKPAELTEVLKKIGKLKQ
- a CDS encoding YggT family protein; translated protein: MDSFNSPTTKPLYRGTQIVWYILGLIEVLLVFRFVLKLLGANAGAGFTQFIYSTTYIFSAPFLNVFRVTSVEGSVFEWTTLLAMLVYWIVAMGIIKMFVMGKTVSTPEAAVKLNHEEEA
- a CDS encoding GlsB/YeaQ/YmgE family stress response membrane protein codes for the protein MGIILWIIFGGIVGWVASLIMNTDAQQGIVLNVIVGIVGAVIGGWIMTATGGSDVSGFNLYSFLVAILGSVLLIAAVKFLRRA
- a CDS encoding peptidoglycan-binding protein, with the translated sequence MTNSITFSKVSNYVLVQVGLVAVAFMAFAIPFLTHAAVLNRQLDIGMSGSDVSALQLFLAKDPSLYPQGIVSGYFGALTSAAVANFQTRNGIASVGRVGPVTLAALNAQMGGGVSTGADIYAPVISSVGVNTTSSSASVSWNTSEFAKGVVYFSATPLTTYENPHTVDVSGNTAMTDSSLRTSQNVVLSGLQSATTYYYLIYVTDASGNVSITLPSTFRTQ